In Cicer arietinum cultivar CDC Frontier isolate Library 1 chromosome 7, Cicar.CDCFrontier_v2.0, whole genome shotgun sequence, a single window of DNA contains:
- the LOC101493896 gene encoding serine/arginine-rich splicing factor RSZ21, giving the protein MARVYIGNLDPRVTERELEDEFRLYGVLRSVWVARRPPGYAFIEFDDRRDALDAIHALDGKNGWRVELSHNSKDGGGRGGGRGGRGSSDLKCYECGEPGHFARECREPRGSRGLGSGRRRSPSPYYRHRRSPSYGSGRRSYSPRGRRSPRRLSITPPRGRSYSRSPPYRYSRRDSPYANGD; this is encoded by the exons ATGGCTAGGGTTTATATTGGTAATTTGGATCCTCGAGTCACTGAGAGGGAACTAGAAGATGAATTTCGTTTGTACGGTGTTCTCCGCAG TGTTTGGGTTGCTCGTAGACCACCAGGATATGCATTTATCGAGTTTGATGATCGGAGGGATGCCCTTGATGCAATTCATGCCTTGGATG GAAAAAATGGCTGGCGTGTAGAGCTTTCTCATAATTCTAAGGATGGAGGCGGGCGTGGTGGTGGACGTGGCGGGCGTGGAAGTTCAGACTTGaaatgctatgaatgtggtgaACCAGGACACTTTGCTCGGGAGTGCCGTGAACCGCGTGGTTCACGTGGCCTTGGGAGTGGAAGGAGACGAAGTCCTAGTCCTTATTATCGTCATCGTAGAAGTCCAAGTTATGGTTCTGGCCGCAG GAGTTATAGCCCACGTGGGAGAAGATCTCCAAGACGACTTAGCATAACACCTCCTCGTGGTCGTAGCTACAGCAGATCCCCTCCATATCGTTATTCTCGACGTGATTCACCTTATGCCAATGG AGATTAA